A region from the Mucilaginibacter sp. CSA2-8R genome encodes:
- a CDS encoding glycoside hydrolase family 38 C-terminal domain-containing protein, translated as MLPQILSGFGFKFASLKNPNTCFGGYTRAYGNELVKWTSADGSSLITSPRYAIESLYPQSTWQTIGWDNSKAYITAAFKSGIEHPIGMTLQDAGWKNGPFLGKANQYRENNAYTTWRNYFSNVVNHDSAPTWHLSQEDVLVSLVWGSQVTQRIAQQVRNAENNILQAERLIALTNLSSNVLSNKQSMLDSAWRTLLLAQHHDCWIVPYNGDQGDTWADKVNIWTKNTVKLSKDAAVNSLKGVLSDRPNAIVVFNTQAANRKELVAFPFRGGQATAYTVCDASGKSMLTQTHTNQSGAVDSLLFMADVPAFGYANYLIKTKKAFLKGASITKLSNGIYQLETDLYVIQIDPVKGGAITNLITKKDNFNFVDPSSAHHFNSLRGNFNADGGMKTSASNKAAIDILEKGPLRIKVAVKSKINDTEFTQTICLDQGQPIIDFNVNINWQRNEAVGDATPKESYKWTNYYKAFYNDSNKLVITFPTSFKQKQVYKNAPFDVVASKLDDTFFSTWDSIKNNVILNWVDITDETAKHAMALFTDHTTSYTHGKDFPLGLVAQYSGMGLWGRDYFTDKPTNIHYALLPHIGKWNDTELWQKSANWNQPLEINSGQYDDKHARGYLSADKNLIITTAQKMGNVLKLRVFNADINSGLKSIHLKIPVRSVDLVDFNNNVLSHPALKKTSSQSANIYLQMPAFGVKTILVKI; from the coding sequence ATGTTACCGCAAATACTTAGCGGATTTGGTTTCAAATTCGCATCGCTTAAAAATCCAAACACCTGCTTTGGAGGGTATACAAGGGCTTATGGAAATGAGTTAGTTAAATGGACCAGCGCTGACGGAAGCAGTTTGATAACATCACCCAGATACGCTATTGAAAGTCTATATCCTCAATCAACATGGCAAACTATTGGTTGGGATAATAGTAAAGCTTACATCACTGCTGCTTTCAAATCTGGTATTGAACATCCTATCGGGATGACTTTGCAAGATGCAGGGTGGAAAAATGGTCCGTTTTTAGGCAAAGCCAACCAGTATCGTGAGAATAACGCTTACACTACCTGGCGTAATTATTTCAGTAACGTTGTAAACCACGATAGTGCGCCGACCTGGCACCTGAGCCAAGAAGATGTATTGGTTAGTTTAGTTTGGGGTTCGCAAGTTACTCAGCGTATAGCGCAACAGGTCAGAAATGCCGAAAACAATATTTTACAAGCCGAGCGCCTCATTGCTTTAACTAATTTATCAAGCAACGTATTATCAAATAAGCAAAGTATGCTGGATAGTGCCTGGCGCACTTTATTGCTGGCGCAGCATCATGATTGTTGGATTGTACCTTATAACGGTGATCAAGGGGATACCTGGGCAGATAAGGTAAATATTTGGACAAAAAATACGGTTAAATTAAGTAAAGATGCAGCTGTAAATAGCCTAAAGGGAGTATTGTCTGACAGGCCTAATGCAATTGTTGTTTTCAATACGCAAGCTGCAAATCGTAAAGAATTGGTTGCATTTCCTTTTCGTGGTGGGCAAGCAACAGCTTATACAGTTTGTGATGCAAGTGGTAAGTCTATGCTAACGCAAACGCACACAAACCAATCAGGAGCCGTTGATAGCTTACTTTTTATGGCTGATGTACCGGCATTTGGTTACGCTAATTATTTGATTAAAACAAAAAAAGCGTTTTTAAAAGGTGCTTCTATTACTAAATTATCCAACGGTATATATCAGCTCGAAACAGACTTATACGTCATTCAAATAGACCCGGTTAAAGGAGGGGCTATAACAAATTTAATAACTAAAAAAGATAATTTCAATTTTGTTGATCCAAGTTCGGCTCATCATTTTAATTCTTTACGAGGCAATTTTAACGCAGATGGCGGAATGAAAACTTCTGCATCGAATAAAGCAGCAATTGATATATTGGAGAAAGGGCCGCTTCGTATAAAAGTTGCCGTTAAAAGCAAAATCAACGATACCGAATTTACACAAACCATATGTTTGGATCAGGGGCAACCCATCATAGACTTTAATGTGAATATTAATTGGCAACGTAATGAAGCGGTAGGGGATGCTACCCCCAAAGAGTCATACAAATGGACCAATTATTACAAAGCATTTTATAATGACAGCAATAAGTTGGTCATTACGTTCCCAACCAGTTTTAAACAAAAGCAAGTGTACAAAAATGCACCGTTCGACGTCGTTGCCTCAAAATTAGATGATACTTTTTTCAGCACATGGGATAGTATAAAAAATAATGTAATACTTAATTGGGTAGATATAACTGATGAAACAGCTAAACATGCTATGGCATTGTTTACCGATCATACAACAAGTTACACGCATGGAAAAGATTTTCCTTTAGGGTTAGTAGCTCAATATTCGGGGATGGGACTTTGGGGAAGAGATTATTTTACCGATAAGCCAACTAATATACATTATGCCCTGCTGCCGCATATAGGTAAATGGAATGATACTGAGTTGTGGCAAAAATCTGCTAATTGGAATCAGCCACTTGAAATTAATAGCGGCCAATACGATGACAAACATGCTAGAGGCTATTTGAGTGCAGATAAGAATTTGATTATCACTACGGCTCAAAAAATGGGTAACGTACTCAAATTACGCGTTTTTAATGCCGACATAAATTCAGGCTTAAAATCAATACATTTAAAAATTCCGGTGAGAAGTGTGGATTTAGTTGATTTCAATAATAATGTATTATCGCATCCAGCTTTGAAGAAAACTTCATCACAGTCGGCAAACATTTATTTGCAAATGCCTGCATTTGGAGTTAAAACAATTTTAGTTAAAATTTAA
- a CDS encoding GH92 family glycosyl hydrolase yields MKIKPILFLLCCYIQVWAQQPAAYVNPFIGASTSTAAAGVYHGLGKTFPGATTPFGMVQLSPNTITGGDNGSGYSYEHKSIEGFAFTQMSGIGWFGDLGNFLVMPTTGPIKTSAGKSDNPNAGYRSTYQKSSEVAQAGYYSVLLTKNNIKAEMTAAPHSGMLRFTFPENKNSRIQIDLARRVGGTSTSQYVRVVGNHAIEGWMKCTPDGGGWGNGQGNANYTVYFYAEFSKPVTQWGVWSADIPDDWQRKREDVESPRYQARVASSAITPNVTEKEGKHLGFFTEFSTAKGEQVSLKAGISFVDIAGAKRNLAAEITDWNFDKLRSQAYAQWNEALSKIAISGGSKNQKTIFYTALYHSMIDPRIVQDVDGRYMGGDQKAHNASGFRKRSIFSGWDVFRSQMPLQTIINPSAVNDIINSLTTLAQQKDKNYYERWELLNAYSGCMLGNPAVSVVADAYAKHIRGFDVNEAYRLAKGSVEKDGNGNKGYTPGSLSLSYTLEYAYTDWCAAQLAKAVNNNNDQKFYTSRAEAYKNVFDKDKGWFRPRADDGRWLAWPDSGRLTQWYGCIESNPYQQGWFVPHNIEGMVQLMGGRQKVVEDLINFFEMTPANMMWNDYYNHANEPVHHVAFLFNRLKQPWLTQKWSRLICDRAYHNSVEGLVGNEDVGQMSAWYILAAAGIHPICPGDTRQEITSPAFDKTVFRLDPKYAKGKTFTIEAVNNSSKNLYIQQATLNGTPYNKCYIDYSAIVAGGKLKLIMGSKPNKNWGIEQ; encoded by the coding sequence ATGAAAATAAAGCCAATACTGTTTTTGCTGTGTTGCTATATACAAGTTTGGGCGCAACAGCCGGCTGCTTACGTAAATCCGTTTATTGGAGCCAGTACCAGCACGGCGGCGGCAGGCGTATATCATGGCTTAGGTAAAACTTTTCCGGGAGCTACAACTCCATTTGGTATGGTGCAACTAAGCCCGAATACCATAACCGGCGGCGATAATGGCTCTGGTTATAGTTACGAGCACAAAAGTATAGAAGGTTTTGCTTTTACCCAAATGAGCGGTATAGGCTGGTTCGGCGATTTGGGTAATTTTTTGGTGATGCCAACTACAGGCCCAATTAAAACCAGCGCCGGCAAATCAGATAACCCTAATGCCGGATATCGCTCAACGTATCAAAAAAGCTCTGAGGTTGCCCAAGCAGGTTATTATAGTGTCTTACTTACCAAAAATAATATCAAAGCAGAAATGACAGCTGCTCCGCACAGCGGAATGTTGCGGTTTACTTTTCCTGAAAATAAGAATTCCCGGATACAAATAGATTTGGCCCGCAGGGTAGGAGGAACATCCACAAGTCAGTACGTTAGGGTGGTGGGCAATCATGCTATTGAAGGCTGGATGAAGTGTACCCCTGATGGAGGCGGTTGGGGCAATGGCCAGGGTAATGCTAACTATACCGTTTACTTTTATGCCGAGTTTAGCAAGCCTGTTACCCAATGGGGCGTTTGGAGTGCAGATATACCTGATGATTGGCAACGTAAAAGAGAAGATGTTGAAAGTCCGCGGTACCAGGCTCGGGTTGCATCCTCCGCCATCACCCCCAACGTAACTGAAAAGGAAGGTAAGCACCTTGGATTTTTCACCGAATTTTCGACCGCTAAAGGTGAACAAGTATCGCTTAAAGCAGGTATATCATTTGTTGATATTGCTGGCGCTAAAAGAAATTTAGCGGCCGAGATCACAGATTGGAATTTTGATAAATTACGCTCCCAAGCGTATGCGCAATGGAATGAAGCACTTTCAAAAATTGCTATAAGCGGCGGCTCTAAAAATCAGAAAACGATATTCTACACTGCGCTGTACCACAGTATGATAGACCCGAGGATTGTGCAGGACGTAGATGGAAGATACATGGGTGGAGATCAAAAGGCACATAATGCTTCAGGGTTTCGTAAGCGAAGCATTTTTAGCGGGTGGGATGTATTTAGAAGTCAAATGCCGTTGCAAACCATCATCAACCCCTCGGCTGTAAACGATATTATCAATTCATTAACTACGCTGGCACAGCAAAAAGATAAAAATTACTACGAACGCTGGGAGCTATTGAACGCTTACTCAGGTTGTATGCTGGGTAATCCTGCGGTATCTGTTGTAGCTGATGCGTATGCCAAACATATCAGGGGCTTTGATGTCAACGAAGCTTACCGTTTGGCTAAAGGATCAGTTGAGAAAGATGGAAACGGTAACAAAGGATACACGCCAGGGTCACTAAGCTTGTCTTACACATTAGAGTATGCTTATACAGACTGGTGCGCTGCACAATTAGCTAAAGCCGTAAATAATAATAATGATCAAAAGTTTTATACTTCGCGTGCTGAGGCTTACAAAAACGTTTTTGACAAGGATAAAGGTTGGTTCAGACCTCGTGCCGATGATGGCAGGTGGCTTGCCTGGCCTGACTCGGGCCGTTTAACCCAATGGTATGGTTGTATTGAAAGTAATCCCTATCAGCAAGGCTGGTTTGTGCCACACAATATTGAGGGTATGGTACAGCTAATGGGGGGCCGGCAAAAAGTGGTTGAAGATTTAATCAACTTTTTCGAGATGACACCTGCTAACATGATGTGGAACGATTATTATAATCATGCCAATGAACCTGTACACCATGTGGCTTTCCTTTTTAACAGGTTAAAACAACCATGGTTAACACAAAAATGGAGCCGGCTAATTTGCGACAGGGCATATCACAATTCTGTTGAGGGATTAGTTGGAAATGAAGATGTAGGACAGATGTCTGCCTGGTACATTTTAGCTGCCGCAGGTATACACCCAATATGCCCTGGTGATACCCGCCAGGAAATTACAAGCCCGGCCTTTGATAAAACCGTTTTCCGGTTAGATCCCAAGTATGCTAAAGGGAAAACGTTTACTATAGAGGCAGTCAACAACTCGTCAAAGAATCTTTATATACAGCAAGCAACACTTAATGGCACACCTTATAATAAATGCTACATAGACTATTCGGCTATTGTGGCGGGCGGTAAATTAAAGTTGATAATGGGCAGTAAACCCAACAAAAATTGGGGAATTGAGCAGTAA
- a CDS encoding alpha/beta hydrolase family protein — MKRGRIAKFVAACLFLLSLSFAASAAKVDTVQTFSKIMNKSIRAVVILPNHYKKKEAYPVVYLLHGFAGNCTDWIKKVPSITHLSDSYHAIIVCPDGGFAGWYINSPVNKDWQYDTYVSKELVTYIDENYATIKNRTGRAITGLSMGGHGALSLAIRHQDVYGAAGSMSGGVDLRPFATSFGINQILGKYEDNPQVWADHSVVGMVNNLKPNVLKITFDCGVDDFFFSVNNQLHDLLLKAKIPHDYTVRPGSHTWEYWENSINYHMVFFDRFFKHANQ; from the coding sequence ATGAAAAGAGGTAGAATTGCTAAATTTGTTGCTGCTTGTTTGTTCTTATTGTCGCTGTCATTTGCTGCCAGTGCTGCCAAGGTTGATACCGTACAAACCTTTAGCAAAATAATGAATAAAAGTATCCGTGCTGTAGTAATACTGCCTAATCATTACAAAAAAAAGGAGGCGTATCCGGTAGTGTACCTGCTTCATGGCTTTGCCGGTAACTGTACAGATTGGATTAAGAAAGTGCCATCCATAACTCATTTAAGTGATAGCTATCACGCCATTATTGTATGCCCCGATGGCGGCTTTGCCGGTTGGTATATTAACAGTCCTGTAAATAAAGACTGGCAATACGATACCTACGTATCAAAAGAACTGGTAACCTATATTGATGAAAACTACGCTACCATTAAAAACCGTACTGGCCGAGCCATCACCGGGTTAAGTATGGGAGGGCACGGAGCACTATCATTAGCCATCAGGCATCAGGATGTTTATGGCGCTGCCGGATCTATGAGTGGTGGGGTTGATTTGAGGCCGTTTGCTACAAGCTTTGGTATTAATCAAATTTTAGGAAAATATGAGGATAATCCGCAGGTATGGGCCGACCATAGTGTTGTAGGAATGGTAAATAACTTAAAACCCAATGTGTTAAAAATTACATTTGACTGCGGGGTTGATGATTTTTTTTTTAGTGTAAACAACCAGTTACACGATTTATTATTGAAGGCTAAAATACCGCACGACTATACCGTAAGGCCCGGAAGTCATACCTGGGAGTACTGGGAAAACTCGATAAATTATCATATGGTGTTTTTTGACCGATTTTTTAAACATGCTAACCAATAA
- a CDS encoding RagB/SusD family nutrient uptake outer membrane protein — translation MGKNFTIFLVLLVIFFSSCKKEGFLAQTAVSNLNEDAIFKDSTYATGFLTNIYSNIGFSEKANRFSNGGLDVCSDEAEPYDNSNSTTVAFANGSVDANIVASDAYNNCYTSIRAVNKLLQRLPGIPVTAATRNSMKGEAIFLRAWYYSILLKHYGGVPIIKDTVYTFTDVIGAQRNTYSDCVNYISAQCDTASKYLPLIQSGVRYGRASKAICMALKMRVLLYAASPLFNDPSPGSDTPLGIASGDVKPLVGYTNYDANRWVLAQNAAKAVMDLGTFNLFTDTSKTPGRSFQNLFITGNNNSEYIWQVLNQPNSDLENIYDPPSRDGKGGGFPYQEMVDAFPMANGKVISDPTSGYDPNNPYSNRDPRLAYTVNRDQSLLPAKLTFILTPLNIYTVNGKPVGLDAIYSGTKTGYYCNKMLDPKVAPNSLAATPRSIPLIRYAEVLLSYAEASNEAEGPAKAYPVIELIRQRAGLNPYQLPLGLTKEQMRNVIQNERRLELAFEGHRFWDVRRWKLGATQDKFFTGMEVQRTSAGALVAYKRVDVRRHGFKPALYLWPLPQSEVAKSPLTKQNPGYIGAN, via the coding sequence ATGGGAAAAAATTTTACAATTTTTCTTGTCCTTTTAGTCATCTTTTTTTCGTCTTGTAAAAAAGAAGGCTTTTTGGCACAAACAGCGGTTTCAAACCTTAACGAAGATGCAATTTTTAAAGATAGCACGTATGCCACAGGATTTTTAACCAATATTTACAGCAACATTGGCTTTAGCGAAAAAGCAAACCGTTTCTCTAATGGCGGTTTGGATGTTTGCTCGGACGAGGCAGAGCCTTATGATAATAGTAATTCAACAACAGTAGCCTTTGCTAATGGATCTGTTGATGCCAACATTGTAGCAAGCGATGCATATAACAATTGCTACACCAGCATCCGGGCCGTAAATAAACTTTTGCAACGGCTGCCAGGCATCCCGGTTACTGCAGCAACCCGTAATTCTATGAAAGGGGAGGCTATATTTTTAAGGGCCTGGTACTATTCTATTTTACTTAAGCACTACGGCGGCGTTCCAATCATTAAGGATACTGTTTATACATTTACGGATGTAATTGGGGCTCAACGGAACACTTACAGTGATTGTGTGAATTACATTTCGGCACAATGTGATACTGCCTCAAAATATTTGCCTTTAATACAATCTGGTGTACGATATGGGCGTGCATCAAAGGCAATTTGTATGGCACTGAAGATGCGCGTTCTTTTATACGCCGCAAGTCCTTTGTTCAATGATCCATCTCCAGGAAGTGACACGCCGTTAGGTATTGCAAGTGGTGACGTAAAACCGCTGGTAGGCTATACCAATTATGATGCTAACCGCTGGGTGCTGGCACAAAACGCAGCAAAAGCGGTGATGGATTTGGGTACGTTTAATCTTTTTACAGATACTTCTAAAACTCCTGGGCGGTCGTTTCAAAACTTATTTATTACGGGCAACAATAATAGCGAGTACATCTGGCAAGTGTTAAATCAACCCAATTCAGATTTGGAAAACATTTATGATCCGCCATCAAGAGATGGTAAGGGCGGAGGGTTTCCGTACCAGGAAATGGTTGATGCATTTCCAATGGCCAATGGCAAAGTAATCTCTGATCCTACATCAGGTTACGACCCTAATAACCCTTACAGTAATCGCGATCCACGGCTGGCATACACTGTAAACAGAGATCAGTCTTTACTGCCGGCCAAACTTACATTTATACTTACACCGCTAAATATTTATACGGTTAACGGAAAACCGGTTGGTTTAGATGCCATATATTCAGGTACAAAAACCGGGTATTACTGTAATAAGATGCTTGATCCAAAAGTTGCACCAAATTCGCTGGCAGCCACTCCAAGAAGTATACCACTCATTAGATATGCCGAAGTGCTGCTTAGTTACGCTGAAGCCTCAAACGAAGCAGAAGGACCCGCAAAGGCTTATCCAGTTATCGAATTAATAAGGCAGCGAGCAGGTTTAAACCCCTATCAATTGCCCTTGGGCTTAACTAAAGAACAGATGCGTAACGTTATTCAAAACGAGCGCCGTTTAGAATTGGCTTTTGAAGGCCACCGTTTTTGGGATGTCAGACGCTGGAAATTAGGGGCAACGCAGGATAAGTTTTTTACAGGTATGGAAGTACAGCGTACAAGTGCAGGTGCATTGGTAGCTTACAAAAGGGTAGACGTTCGCCGTCATGGTTTTAAACCAGCACTTTATTTGTGGCCGTTGCCGCAAAGTGAGGTAGCTAAGTCACCTTTAACTAAGCAAAATCCAGGCTATATAGGCGCAAATTGA